The Onthophagus taurus isolate NC chromosome 2, IU_Otau_3.0, whole genome shotgun sequence genome includes a window with the following:
- the LOC111418497 gene encoding uncharacterized protein isoform X1, which translates to MDSVGLMLHIYRREMANLAVIVGIVKSLTNLTISYQIITKKDATKQSAVGTVSSLSLAILGVRHACLACDQTLVCTHILQIIVDGINLSVHFVYTNNKWRDVLGPLIKGFFMVLAGLGYAQFEDPDTVCNRFGTCLGALSIVTLASPFTKLRQMIRDNECGAINVIITTLSMTASFLWVLVALAANNPTMLVQNICGLLLNAIYVTIYIRYKK; encoded by the exons atggatTCTGTAGGTTTGATGTTGCACATTTACCGAAGGGAGATGGCAAATTTGGCGGTGATCGTTGGAATAGTAAAatctttaacaaatttaacaattaGTTATCAGATTATAACTAAAAAGGATGCCACAAAACAGTCAGCAGTAGGAACAGTAAGCAGTTTATCTTT ggcTATTTTAGGTGTTAGGCATGCATGTTTAGCATGCGACCAAACTTTAGTATGCACACATATCCTCCAAATAATCGTAGatggaataaatttaagcGTGCACTTCGTTTACACTAACAATAAATGGAGAGATGTATTAGGACcattaattaaaggatttttcatggTTTTAGCCGGACTTGGTTACGCACAATTTGAAGATCCAGATACGGTTTGTAACAGATTTGGTACTTGCTTAGGTGCATTATCTATAGTAACTTTAGCTTCGCCATTCACTAAATTG AGACAAATGATTAGAGACAACGAATGTGGTGcaataaatgtaataataacaacTTTATCGATGACTGCCTCTTTTCTTTGGGTCTTGGTAGCACTGGCAGCAAATAATCCCACGATGTTG GTGCAGAACATTTGCGGCTTGCTGTTAAATGCTATTTATGTAACGATCTACATCcggtataaaaaataa
- the LOC111418497 gene encoding uncharacterized protein isoform X2, translating into MDSVGLMLHIYRREMANLAVIVGIVKSLTNLTISYQIITKKDATKQSAVGTVSSLSLAILGVRHACLACDQTLVCTHILQIIVDGINLSVHFVYTNNKWRDVLGPLIKGFFMVLAGLGYAQFEDPDTVCNRFGTCLGALSIVTLASPFTKLRQMIRDNECGAINVIITTLSMTASFLWVLVALAANNPTMLFLFRCRTFAACC; encoded by the exons atggatTCTGTAGGTTTGATGTTGCACATTTACCGAAGGGAGATGGCAAATTTGGCGGTGATCGTTGGAATAGTAAAatctttaacaaatttaacaattaGTTATCAGATTATAACTAAAAAGGATGCCACAAAACAGTCAGCAGTAGGAACAGTAAGCAGTTTATCTTT ggcTATTTTAGGTGTTAGGCATGCATGTTTAGCATGCGACCAAACTTTAGTATGCACACATATCCTCCAAATAATCGTAGatggaataaatttaagcGTGCACTTCGTTTACACTAACAATAAATGGAGAGATGTATTAGGACcattaattaaaggatttttcatggTTTTAGCCGGACTTGGTTACGCACAATTTGAAGATCCAGATACGGTTTGTAACAGATTTGGTACTTGCTTAGGTGCATTATCTATAGTAACTTTAGCTTCGCCATTCACTAAATTG AGACAAATGATTAGAGACAACGAATGTGGTGcaataaatgtaataataacaacTTTATCGATGACTGCCTCTTTTCTTTGGGTCTTGGTAGCACTGGCAGCAAATAATCCCACGATGTTG ttcCTTTTTAGGTGCAGAACATTTGCGGCTTGCTGTTAA
- the LOC111418495 gene encoding ubiquitin-protein ligase E3B, translated as MFHRAENTKGTFLEQTKAAREERAFEKRKETAAIVLQKNIRGWLQRVRFTKDILDEFDEYIPDIPESEKPVLKPSVQVFHQVSRFMIVWQKQRDKDRFARLCRYLIASLDSDSPKLSYVGMALNKDYVIRWISHINDILWKCCGYLEDLKPELASEMILILLFLHMLVSFTTTNTWVILKNKNTEVLKIGMNQLCANIMGQLFHKGFYLTLKSLLLRGLGRSKILFKNVSLSAIVTLALRPLISANFSDKLMTMFLIHILSVPGLIQHLETLTPECISKLVSHKIFPKSLELLASQQSMRIVFNTLEGNYALCLLANLLQLAQVEKDTTLPELCFPTFTVVITGLLESCQNYVVSKQSNLTHWHPVLGWFAQPMDPSLHAAMPHVKSQLHILWNSQMISILLGNYLSEMVKDVSLPQVAASPTTSHFSGANFIKRALESRGNRANTQRVYRSLGSPEVYRIVLLCSMYHTALNTLTQLRLDILTGLCYQGEILYNLWLFLCSLGPNCGIKTFLDHLAFHTKSSTPEFQLLQLFADCMTHYITILDDMEMYEQQYPFRLTDLILMSSFVNVFLYKAVLGNLFDLKTIQSNILFQSLHTLLMVLYKRDCRRNYSPQGHWLIKEIKISTFMTDLDKGRRAPQLLLQSMPHIIPHEERVRLFRKYITNEKTVLGLTESACASPQSTLITIHRARIVEDGYRQLALLPAQALKGVIRVRFINEQGLDEAGIDQDGVFKEFLEESIKKIFDPALNFFKGTSEGRLYPSPTSCMQENHLQLFEFVGRMLGKAVYEGIVVDVPFALFFLSQVLGQTAQALYSCVDELPSLDDELYRSLSYIKHFKGDVADLDLTFSVDEDSLGQLVTHELIPGGKAVPVTNENKINYIHLMAHFRMHVQIKDQTSAFIRGFRSIINQEWLSLFSTPELQRLISGDNVPLDLRDLRKHTQYYGGFHDSHRVVCWLWDILEKDFTEDEKGMFLKFVTSCSKPPLLGFAHLEPPFSIRCVEVGDDEDTGDTIGSVIRGFFTIRKKDPLNRLPTSSTCFNLLKLPNYQKKSTLREKLRYAVTCNTGFELS; from the exons ATGTTTCATAGAGCAGAAAATACCAAGGGTACCTTCCTGGAGCAAACTAAAGCAGCCAGGGAGGAAAGAGCCTTTGAAAAACGCAAGGAAACAGCCGCTATTGtgctacaaaaaaatataagaggATGGTTACAAAGGGTGAGATTTACAAAAGATATACT AGATGAATTTGATGAATACATTCCCGATATTCCTGAATCAGAAAAACCCGTTTTAAAACCTTCTGTACAAGTTTTCCATCAAGTGAGTCGTTTCATGATTGTATGGCAAAAACAAAGGGATAAAGACAGGTTTGCGAGGTTATGTCGTTATTTAATCGCCAGTTTGGACTCGGATTCACCCAAATTAAGTTATGTTGGAATGGCTTTGAATAAAGATTATGTTATTAGATGGATATCACACATAAACGATATACTTTGGAAGTGTTGTGGTTATTTAGAAGATTTAAAACCTGAATTGGCATCtgaaatgatattaattttattatttttacatatgCTAGTTTCTTTTACCACCACAAATACTtgggttattttaaaaaataaaaatactgagGTATTAAAAATTGGTATGAATCAATTGTGTGCTAATATTATGGGGCAACTATTTCATAAaggtttttatttaactttaaag agTTTACTTTTACGAGGTTTGGGAaggtcaaaaattttatttaaaaatgtttctttatcAGCTATTGTTACATTGGCATTAAGACCTTTGATTTCTGCAAATTTTTCCGATAAGTTAATGACTATGTTTTTGATTCATATTTTATCAGTTCCTGGACTTATTCAACACTTAGAAACATTAACACCtgag TGCATATCCAAATTAGTTTCGCATAAAATATTTCCGAAGAGTTTGGAGTTGTTGGCAAGCCAACAATCAATGAGAATTGTGTTTAATACGTTAGAAGGAAATTATGCTTTATGTTTATTAGCAAATTTACTTCAATTGGCCCAAGTCGAAAAAGACACAACTTTACCTGAATTATGTTTTCCTACTTTCACt GTTGTTATAACTGGATTATTAGAAAGTTGCCAAAACTATGTAGTTAGTAAACAATCAAACTTAACACATTGGCATCCAGTTTTGGGTTGGTTTGCTCAACCAATGGATCCATCTTTACATGCTGCAATGCCCCATGTTAAGAGTCAATTACATATTTTATGGAATTCACAAAtgatatcaattttattag GTAATTATTTATCAGAAATGGTTAAAGATGTTTCATTACCTCAAGTAGCAGCAAGTCCAACTACGTCTCATTTTAGTGGtgctaattttataaaaagagcTTTAGAATCTCGCGGAAATCGAGCCAATACCCAACGAGTTTATCGATCGTTGGGGAGTCCAGAGGTTTATCGTATCGTTCTTTTATGTTCCATGTATCATACAGCATTGAATACATTAACTCAATTAAGACTTGATATTTTAACcg gTTTGTGTTATCAAGgagaaattttatataatttatggtTATTTCTTTGTTCGCTTGGACCAAATTGTggaataaaaacttttctgGATCATTTAGCTTTTCATACTAAAAGTAGCACACCTGAATTTCAACTTTTACAATTATTTGCGGATTGTATGACACATTACATAAC aattttAGATGATATGGAAATGTACGAACAACAATATCCCTTTAGATTAACAGATTTAATCTTAATGTCAAGTTTtgttaatgtatttttatacAAAGCGGTTTTGgggaatttatttgatttaaaaacgatACAAAGCAACATTCTATTCCAATCATTACACACGTTATTAATGGTGCTATATAAAAGAGATTGCAGAAGAAATTATTCGCCGCAAGGACATTGGTTGATTAAAGAGATTAAAATCTCAACGTTTATGACGGATTTAGATAAAGGGAGAAGAGCCCCGCAACTTTTATTGCAAAGTATGCCTCATATCATTCCTCACGAGGAACGAGTCCGTCTATTTCGGAAATATATCACTAACGAAAAAACCGTTTTGGGTTTAACAGAATCTGCTTGTGCTTCACCACAATCTACACTAATTACAATTCATcg agCAAGAATTGTTGAAGATGGTTATAGACAATTAGCTTTATTACCAGCTCAAGCTCTAAAAGGTGTAATTCGTGTACGTTTTATAAACGAGCAAGGTTTAGATGAAGCGGGAATTGATCAAGACGgtgtttttaaagaatttcttgaagaaagtataaaaaaaattttcgatccagcattaaatttttttaaaggaacTAGTGAAGGACGTTTATATCCATCTCCGACGTCTTGTATGCAAGAAAACCATCTCCAATTATTCGAATTTGTCGGGCGAATGTTGGGAAAAGCCGTTTACGAAGGAATCGTCGTCGACGTTCCTTTCGcccttttctttttaagtcaAGTGCTGGGACAAACCGCCCAAGCGCTTTATAGTTGCGTCGATGAATTGCCCTCTTTGGACGATGAATTGTATAGAAGTTTGAgttatattaaacattttaagggGGACGTTGCCGACTTGGATTTGACTTTTAGCGTTGATGAGGATAGTTTGGGGCAATTGGTTACGCATGAATTGATTCCCGGTGGAAAAGCTGTGCCTGTTACAAATGAAAATAa gatTAATTATATACATTTAATGGCACATTTTCGGATGCACGTACAAATTAAGGATCAAACAAGTGCATTTATTAGAGGTTTTAGGTCAATTATTAATCAGGAGTGGTTATCACTTTTTTCAACACCAGAA ttACAAAGATTAATTTCCGGTGATAACGTTCCGCTTGATTTGAGAGATTTGCGGAAACACACTCAATATTATGGAGGTTTTCATGATTCACATCGAGTTGTGTGTTGGTTGTGggatattttagaaaaagattttACTGAAGACGAAAAAGGAATGTTCTTAAAA tTTGTAACCAGCTGTTCAAAACCACCACTTCTTGGTTTCGCACATTTAGAGCCCCCTTTTTCAATAAGATGCGTTGAAGTGGGTGATGATGAAGACACAGGAGACACAATCGGCAGTGTAATTCGAGGATTTTTTACGATAAGAAAAAAAGATCCTTTGAATCGTTTACCGACGTCTTCGACCTGTTTCAATCTTCTAAAACTTCCAAACTATCAAAAAAAGAGTACTTTAAGAGAAAAACTTCGTTATGCTGTTACTTGTAACACTGGTTTCGAATTGTCGTAA